In Exiguobacterium sibiricum 7-3, a genomic segment contains:
- a CDS encoding SDR family oxidoreductase produces MNILIIGANGTTGRKMVELVGKQGQHQAIAVVREENQINDLIALGASEVRLGDLTKDVTDVVKDADVVIFAAGAGGASDELTRAVDQDGAIKVIDAAKASGIERFLMLSSVGADHPQGELKVYLESKGAADRHLKDSGLDYTIVRPGPLSYDEPSGTIETQEHFDSYEGREVSRDDIAALFVTLIDHPTQTRQFEVLSGPFPIAEALRNQ; encoded by the coding sequence ATGAATATTTTAATTATTGGAGCAAACGGAACAACAGGGCGGAAAATGGTTGAACTGGTCGGGAAACAAGGTCAGCATCAAGCCATCGCTGTCGTCCGCGAAGAAAATCAAATCAATGACTTGATTGCACTCGGAGCATCTGAAGTACGCCTCGGCGATCTAACGAAAGATGTCACGGATGTCGTAAAAGATGCCGATGTCGTTATTTTTGCTGCTGGTGCAGGCGGTGCTTCCGACGAATTAACACGTGCCGTCGACCAAGACGGCGCCATTAAAGTCATCGATGCGGCTAAAGCAAGTGGGATTGAGCGTTTCTTGATGCTTAGCTCAGTTGGCGCAGATCATCCGCAAGGTGAATTGAAAGTGTATTTGGAATCTAAAGGTGCGGCAGACCGTCACCTAAAAGACAGCGGTCTGGATTATACAATTGTCCGACCAGGTCCACTCAGTTATGATGAGCCGAGCGGTACGATTGAGACACAAGAACACTTCGATTCGTATGAAGGACGCGAAGTCTCGCGAGATGATATCGCGGCTCTTTTCGTCACATTGATCGATCATCCGACTCAAACACGTCAGTTCGAAGTATTAAGCGGTCCATTCCCGATTGCGGAAGCGCTGCGTAATCAATAA
- a CDS encoding DeoR family transcriptional regulator, translating into MKDSTDRMLTRIKSIYLYINENGATTTADLVEEFGITSRTVQRDLNVLEYNNLIVSPRRGTWTSSKKQRQAG; encoded by the coding sequence ATGAAAGATTCTACAGACCGTATGTTGACCCGGATTAAATCGATTTATCTCTATATCAATGAGAACGGAGCTACTACGACAGCAGACTTGGTTGAAGAGTTCGGCATTACTTCAAGGACCGTCCAGCGTGACTTGAATGTGCTCGAATATAACAACCTCATTGTAAGCCCAAGACGCGGTACTTGGACATCAAGTAAAAAACAACGACAAGCCGGCTGA